The window TATAGAAGGCTTTGCTTCTGGTTTATTATGTATTGCGTCGGATGTTATAGGAGTGAGCGATGCAATTACCAACGGGCATAACGGTATATTGTTCGAATATAATAATCATGAACAACTATCATCTAAGCTGATTTGGATAATAAATAATCCTTTGCAATCTTCTCAAATTGCCAACACTGGCTACCAAGAGGGTTTAGTGAGGTTTGACTCTAAATGCCAAACAAGTAAGTTCGGTTCTCATTTATCGAAAATGTTAGCATTGAAATGAAAATATTATTAGTTATTGAATCAAGCGGTGGTGGGTCTAGTAAATGTGTTATTGACTTGGCAAAATTCTTATTGGATAGCGGGCATGAAGTACATTTGATATATTCACCACTGAGGATGGATTATAAATTTGAAAAAAGTATCAATGAATTAATATCTGCTGGTCTGTTCTTATATTCTATTCCAATGAAGACAAAACCGTCTTTTTCTGATTTCTGGTGTATCCTACTAATAAGACGATATATTGTATCGCATGGCCCTTTCAATATAATTCACGGTCATAGTTCTAAAGGTGGAGCCTTATCTAGATTATCTGCGGTATTTACAGCTTCTAAAAAGGTATTTACGCCCCATACTTTAATAACGATGGATCCTCAAATAAGTTTAATAAAAAAACAAGTTTACAAATTTATTGAACATTTATTGTTCTTTATAACAGACGCTGTAATAACTGTTTCGGAGCAAGAGTATGACCACTGCGTAGATATGGGATTTGCTAAAGATAAATTGTATTTAATACCAATTGGGATCGATATATATATGCATCAATCAAAACAGTATAGTCGTGAAAATTTTAATATTCCGAATGATCATGTTTGTGTTGGATTTGTTGGGCATAATTTGCCAGCTAAATCAGTACATACTCTCATAGGTGCATTCAAAAAACTAATATTAAACAACAACAGATGCTCCTTGATATTGGTAGGTAATGGGTTTAGTCCTATACACAGTTTAATATCAGATTTACAACTAGACGACCATGTCTTTATTTTGGGTGAATTAGACGGCTATGCTTCAATGTTTCTTTTTGATATATTCGCTTTAAGCAGTAGATATGAAACAGGGCCTTATGTAGTTTTAGAAGCCATGCAAGCTGGGTTACCCATAGTAACTACTGAAGTAGGAAGATGTGGGCTTTATGTTGTTCATAAGGGTAATGGTTTCATAGTTCCAGTCAATGATGAAGATTCACTGCTTAGAGCATTAGTTTTATTGACTGAAGACAAGGAGTTGCGACGTAGTATGGGCAAAAAATCATTGGTTTTAGTCAAACAATTTAATGTTCAGCGTATGAACAGCGATATTTTGAAACTATACAATGCACTTTCCCAGGGTTAGCGTACACACCGAAAGAGGTGCTTACACAAAATTATTTACATCAGACCTCACAAGACCTCACAAAGACCTCACAAATAGTTGACTTATTTAAAAAGATGAAATAAAATTA of the Nitrospirota bacterium genome contains:
- a CDS encoding glycosyltransferase, giving the protein MKILLVIESSGGGSSKCVIDLAKFLLDSGHEVHLIYSPLRMDYKFEKSINELISAGLFLYSIPMKTKPSFSDFWCILLIRRYIVSHGPFNIIHGHSSKGGALSRLSAVFTASKKVFTPHTLITMDPQISLIKKQVYKFIEHLLFFITDAVITVSEQEYDHCVDMGFAKDKLYLIPIGIDIYMHQSKQYSRENFNIPNDHVCVGFVGHNLPAKSVHTLIGAFKKLILNNNRCSLILVGNGFSPIHSLISDLQLDDHVFILGELDGYASMFLFDIFALSSRYETGPYVVLEAMQAGLPIVTTEVGRCGLYVVHKGNGFIVPVNDEDSLLRALVLLTEDKELRRSMGKKSLVLVKQFNVQRMNSDILKLYNALSQG